The Branchiostoma floridae strain S238N-H82 chromosome 1, Bfl_VNyyK, whole genome shotgun sequence sequence CTTGTCCAGTTTCAAAAACACGTCCTACACCTGGCAAGGCGCTTGTCTTCTATAGTGTGCCCCCAGACTCAAAGAAATAAGAAGTCTTAGATCACGACATCAGAAACAAAAGCATTTCATGTAAGCTTGGTAACAAAGACCGCCCACATGCAGGCCATTTATGTAAATATTCATGTAATCGGTTTGGTTTCTAAATActgaaaatgaattttcaaGAAACAGCTCCTCAAAGGAATCCACTGTAGGGCTGGACATGTTAGAAAGACCTGTAGGGATTTAAAACATTAGAAATTACTCGTTCCTGATGTTTTTCTCtcatccttggtgctgaacaccatccgcaTCTGGTAAGCACACCTGTCCCTtttgctgaacaccatccacacacaggtaaacataccctTCCCTGATGCTGAACgccattcacacacaggtaaacatacctgtccctggtgctgaacaccatccacacaccgGTAAACATACCCTTCCCtgttgctgaacaccatctacacacaggtaaacatacccttccctgttgctgaacaccattcacacacaggtaaaaacacctgtccctggtgctgaacaccatccacacacaggtaaacataccctTCCCTGATGCTGAACgccattcacacacaggtaaacatacctgtccctggtgctgaacaccatccacacaccgGTAAACATACCCTTCCCtgttgctgaacaccatctacacacaggtaaacatacccttccctgttgctgaacaccatccacacacaggtaaacacacctgtccctggtgctggacactttccacacacaggtaaacaaacctgtacatgttgctgaacaacatccacacacaggttgcATACCTTTTCTTCGAGCTAAACATTGTTAAAGGACATTTTCAACTTTCTATACCGTGTCGCCCTCCTGTCTATTACTTCGATACCCTGTTCTACTACATGCAGACCGTTGAGCGATAAAAAGTCGATTTCTGTGACCTGTATCGTTATGACTTTAGGAATTGAATGTGATCTATGATGTTAAATTGTGACTTCGAAACAAAGAGGAGGTTTTATCaacataaaacctccttgaatcTGAACATTCTACAGTCATGAtgtttggcgacgcctcagggacATGCCTGTTGTgtttactttaaaatgattcCAGATGTTGTAAATGGATTTTTGCCGACGCTTAGGAAGCGAACCTAATGTTATACTATTGTAGGTGATGATTAATAAAATGAGATGTTTATTATTCAAATTAGGCCATACTGTACATAATGAATGGCATAACTGCAGTCTATGTTGCAGCTGCAGTCTATGAGGTCTATAGAGACTGTAGACTATACTATTCCAGCATAGAGCTGTCACATGCCAGCAGGACAACAAacatatgacaatgacaatgacaatgacaatgaagtttattgcatattcatgccccattggggctaaatgctgTCAGATTGGTACAAAGCCAAATTAAAGGGAGTAAACGGAAAACTATACATATAAAGTACGGGCGGTTGAAACCTGGTCCCTGATTTCAGAACACCAGGGGGTTGTTTGTACGTTCTGGTTGCTCAGCTATGAATGTCTATTTCAGGTTTCTGTCTCTTGTGTAGTTAGGCGCATATGAACTATGATAGAACAACCAAGTTTACGTAATAAATAGCGACGCAACGACCTTCAATTTaatctccattttttaaaattaattttcATAACCCCTCGTTCAAGTTTCTCAGTTTACATTCGATCTGGGAATCTACTTCATTCCTGTTGTACAACACAGTTTCCTCATATATATCACAGAGAATTAGAACTCAGATCTAGTCATCACGTCGAGTTATGTTGGAATATGTGGAATAAATGATTAGATATTTCAATATGTGCGGTTCCTAAAGACAATGTTCTTGAAGTACAATAACGCTGTTAACTtaagataaataaagaaatCTTTTATACATGAACATCTACtacagcctgggtaccatcctccgtattTACAGCTGGCTCTTCCTTGTCGTTAACTGGTATtccagactacatgtacatttgaccaGATAAACGTGACTTTTTCGTTGAAAAATACATCAGAACATCAAGAACTACTTCATGAAGACAACTGCCCTGGCCCCTGATACTTGGTTTAACCAGCGATGTTCACTAAGGGTGGTCAGAGAACAGTAGCACAGCGGTGTCGAGACCTCAGCTGGTCACATAGCCACGTCCTGGGAAAGATGAAcgagtttagaaaaaaaaaacatagatacGTTTTACAGTAAGAGAAATGGTGATTGAATGCACTTCGGCAAATCTTTACTTGAGCACTTTCATTAGACTGATTTCAGTCGATGGATGACGTACCTGGATCGACTTGACAGATGAACTTCATGTAGTAGTTGTCACATGTCGCCACCTCCCACATGCCTTTCCGGTCCCAGTTCTTGTTGTAATGAGCACAACCCCTGCCGTCCGGTTCTCCTGGAGCCCAGGAGGAAAACGTGCCCAGTGCAGAACCATCAACCCACTCAAAGCCTCCCCTGCGCCCACGATGGCGGTGCAGGCcaaaccagaaaaaaaatccGTTCACAGGCGTGCACAAGGAGACCAGAAAgtcgttggtctcagcgtctcggggcatggcgagggtggcGCCATCTGCAAGACAGGCCGCTTTTGCTCCGTCGAAGTTCTCTTGGTTCTTGAAGACTTTGAAGCAGACATCACGATGTTCTGTGTAACCTCCGGGACAAGATACTAGAAGAAACATTTGGGAAGGAAGGATTGAGATTTGCTTTGTTTATCTATGCAAAATTCTTACTGCAATACCGTTTCAAACACGAAAGTACGTAAGAAAAGAATAATTACACGGTCAGGTTTTATCGCGCGATAGAATGCGTGTTTTACCTGTATGTTCACACTTACACATCCCTTTTAGACCAGGAGCTCCGACGGGACCCATCGGTCCTCGGGGCCCAACTGGTCCCCTGGCTCCCCTGTTTCCTGGAAGGCCAGGCGGTCCGTCAGACACAGGACCAGCGGGCCCTCTGTCTCCCTTCTCTCCTGGAGGTCCAACAGAAGaagggccagctggccccatggggCCCCTTTCACCtggaggtccaggaggcccgGGGAGCATGGAAGCCCGAGGCCCACTCGCTTTGTTTCCTGAAAAAAAGATGATCATAACCAAACGCACAATACAAGGATATCCAGGTTCATCTGTGGGCCCGTCGTTCCCACCAAAAGTGACTTGCTACATATGACCTTGCAATCATGCTCGTTTTAATCAAGCATATTTGGACATTAGTGTATATGGAATTACCAAAATGCGATGTTTGTCTTAGAGGTAAACGTACCATCTGTTTATCAGCCAGTCGTTCTAGAATTTAAGACAAGATCTAACGTTTATTTAACACATGTCAAATTCTTAGAAAAACATCTATAGCTTCTTGCGTTATGTCTTTCACAAAGGCCGCTCCAAGCGCAAATAAATTCATTGACAAATGTTTTAAACCGTAATGTATCAGAAGATGTATGCCTTTGTTATAGTCTACATGTTGCAATTCAAGATCTCATGGTATTACAAACTATACTGTACTAGCTCCTGTACACGTGCTTGAAGCTTTTCCATCTCCTCCGAAAGATTACCCACTTCCTCGAAAATGGTGAATCTGACTGTATGAAGAAACCAATCACAGTTGATAAGCTTAGCATAAATAAAATACGTTTGGCATAATATTGCTACTTTAACAAAAttctatcatatcatatcatcggATAGGAGGCAGTTTGCCTATGAAATCCGCTTCtaacaattaacaattaaaaaCTAGTTTCCATTTTATTTAACAGTTAACAATCAAAAACTAATGTccattttattcaacaattaacaattaaaaGCTAGTCCAGTGTTTGTGAAGAGAGCCTGTAATAAGAGTTTATGTACTCAATCCCCCTCCAGTGATTGTCCAGCTTTGATTTAAATGTGTTTACAGAGTCAGCCGCTACTACATGCGCGGGAAGACTGTTCCATCCATTTACTGCCCTTACACTGAAGAAATTAGACCGAGCCGACTTCTTGGCTAGAGGTTTGACAATCATGAAGGAGTGGCCTCTGGTACGTCCAtcaacattgaatttgaaaaggcGGTTAGGGTCAATGCGGTCAAAACCCTTGACGATCTTAAATAATTGTATCATGTCGCCTCTTTTACGGCGGTGTTCAAGGGTGGGGAGCCTGAGGCGGCGCAGTCTATCCTCGTAGGTAAGTTCACCAAAACCAGGTATAAGTCGCGTCGCCTTATAAGTATAAGTCGCCTTATAGGTATAAGTCGCGATTCTACAAGTCATTATATGAGTAAAATGAAACTGACCAGCAAAATAGGACGATAGTACGGCGATGACTACGACGACCGCAGGACTTGCGATTTTCCACAGCTGATTGCATCGACTGGCGCACTTCCTCTTCTTTTCAGGTGCTGTTTTGAACATGAAAATTACTGTGGTAACTCACTAGATTTTTGTAGACAATCTCGACATTTTTCGAAATCTGTCATAAGCTCTTAAGTTCTTTGAAATGATCTAAGGATTATCTCAAGATATTGGACTTTCAAAATATCTTGAGATTTAGGATCTAAGGATTTTTCTGAAACATCTCCAGATTGAGTCAAAAAGTTTCAACATCTCAATATCAAGTCATAGCATCTCAAGATTTAACACAAAATCTCAAGAGCTTTGGCGTAAATTTCaagaatatttttattttagaaGAAGCGTGAAAAATCGTTATGGGGTCAATATGATCCGAGGAGTATCagcatttttaaaataaaatatcAGATATATAAATTTAAGCTgtaaaaggctacaagcattagtccaaagtcctctgctcagtccaatgaTAATCCACCCACTGTTGTCAACGCAACGGTAGACTTAAAACCAAAGCAAGAGTCACAAAGCAAGATAAAGACTGGGTGCCTTGAAACGACGTTTTACCTGCCACGGGGGCGTTCTGTGGTTTGGGAAAAGAATCAGTCTGGGGCTGCTGCTTGGGTGTAGTGTCTGGAGGACAATTGCAGATATTTGTTACGTTAGGTCGGTAAGGAAATCattaaaaatgataaataatggGGCCCGTGCCAAGAGTTTGTATCAATAACCCAATTTGCAAATCTTTTTCATACTTGGTTATACTGCAGATAATGGTGACAGCGTGTTGAGGGCGTCGACGATTTGCTTCTAGAAAACTGGTTTCTATCAAATACTAACAGCCAACGTAAAACCAAAGCGAGAGCGAGAGAGATAAGAACACGAAAACACTTTACCTTCCATGGATTCGTAAATAGAGTTCGGAAAACAATCAGTCTGAGGGTCCGGCATGGGCGTTGTGTCTAgagggaaaaacaaacaataaactgTAGAAATGTAACTCAATtgggagatgatgatgataacaatatttacaaaaaacatTCAGTGAAGTAAAAAGCACAGAAAAACTATTAAAACTTAATAGTGCATTATCTTCCCTTCAATTTAGAACATATTTTGCAAACTATCGTGATCGGATTTAGGCAACAGGCGTATTATTCTTGCCTCATGGCGCTTGAAAAGAAAACCAAATGTCTGCTACGGCAAAACGTAACAACAAACCACCACTTGTGTGGCCAGCCTGTTTGCAGTCGTTTTGGGCTGATTTGTATAGCTTATTATTGGAGAGAGGAAAAATAtatctgaagaaaatgacaaaacatacCTGGTCGAGTGTCACCAATCTGCCACCCTTCCGACATGATTCCACTTGTCAGATTTCTGCACAGCAAATACGCGTCCTActattgggggccaagtgttgcaaaattaaacgtatacatagaacgaattttctctcacacagaagggttgaaaaaggtctcacacacagacagatttttctctctcacacaacagtggaaaaaggtcgcacacattgacagatttttctctctcacacaaccgttggaaaaggtcgcacacatcgacagatttttctctcccactccaaagttgaaaaacttcgcacacagtcacagattttcaaaaggtgattttttaccatgtgttgtcctatatcattcttcacaaatgttataaatgcaagcatatacaggcggtttctcggttcaacatgtactttattcttcaatatagaggctattatattgttttagtgaataccgtgaccggtattcaaatccatttctatttcagcattaatgatacaatggccagcatgaatttgacttttgacctgttatatagcttatatgatttgcctttttcccatagagacatgtatttgaaatataccgtAGCTGGAATGTCTCATAGATTCATAGAATGTacgcacacatgtcatataagttgtccttcgccgactcaaacttgcacgctcgatatctttctAAGATACTCTTTCCGATCGTTCGTgcagtcatacataatatctgtaaaaacaaatattatccaaaaactgaggctgaattttttttcacatacacatcaaaaagtttctgcaagtcagtcacccatggtaagaaagcttaaggtggaaaaaaatccgtccctgaagagaactgtttaaaagatccttgttcggatgtataagtacggcgactttaaagttttgggggttgattgcattcttcacataaTGCAGACACCACGAGAATATGTCGCGTCAACAAATGGGCAATTTTTGTCTCAAACAATGCcagaaatcaactctcaaacacatatcgaattattctttccaaagacaaactattctttgatacagcagacatttttattccgacacacaaacactagaattctctctcacacacagcacaaaaagttctcttACTTcgcgaggctttccctgccaacccggctgtaggagtgagcgattttttcgtctgagtgagagcgaaatttggtcgatgtgagagcgctttcggagtagtggaataataacttgcttgagttttctgaacttccaaatggcaatgaacagtgttatcttcttcagtttccaatgataaaccattttaacaatgacattctgttatgttatagacatttcctcgacaatcactttattccgacacacaacgcagaaattctctctcacccacagaacaaaaagttctttcacctcgggggctttccccgccgatcaggctggaggagtgagcgatttattttagtctgagtgagagcgaaatttggtcgatgtgagagcgcctttggagtagtggaagaataacttgcttgagttttcttatcttcttaaaggcaatgaacagcgccattttcttcagtttccaataataaaccttttcaaaaatgacattctgttatattatagacatttcctcgacaatcatatcattccgacacacaacgcagaaattctctctcacccacggaacaaaaagttctttcacctcggaggctttccccgccgatcaggctggaggagtgagcgatttttttggtctgagtgagagcgaaatatggtcgatgtgagagcgctttcggagtagtggaagaataactttcttgagttttcttaacttctaaaggggaatgaacagtgtcattttcttcagtttcaaataataaaccattttaacaatgacattctgttatattatagacatttcgtcgacaatcactttattccgacacacaacgcagaaattctctctcacccacagaacaaaaagttctctcacctcggaggctttccccgccgatcaggctggaggagtgagcaattttttgggtctgagtgagagcgaaactttgtcgatgtgagagcgctttcggaatagtgcaagaacaacttctttcatcatttctttgattcaaacgcatgttaaacactgacattttgtatagtttgaaacgatatacatcatacactaacaatcacttaaaccaaagacattgtcttgacgatcagtctttttccgacactcaacgctaaaattctgtctcacacacagaacaaaaagttctctcacttcgagGGCTTTTCCTGCCAACCTGGccggaggagtgagcgattttttgggtctgagtgagagcgaaatttggtcgatgtgagagcgctttcggaatagtgcaagaacaacttccttcatcatttctttacttcaaacgcatgttaaacactgacattttgtatagtttgaaacgatatacatcatacactaacaatcacttaaaccaaagacattgtcttgacgatcaatctttttccgacactcaacgctaaaattctctctcacacacagaacaaaaagttctctcacttcgggaggctttccctgcaaACCCggatggaggagtgagcgattttttggtctgagtgagagcgacactttgtcgatgtgagagcgctttcggagtagtgaaagaacaacttcttttagtattttttacttaaaacccaaaataaacgcagacattttgtttagtttgtaacgatatacactatacaataccaatcacttgtaccaaatattaaagatattgtcttgacaatcaatctttctccgacacacaacgctgaaattctctctcacccacagaacaaaaagttctctcacttcgggaggcttccctgccaacgcggctgtaggagtgagcgcttttttgggtctgagtgagtgcgaacttttgtcgatgtgagagcgcttttggagtagtgaaagaataacttcttttagtattttttacttaaaacccaaaataaacgctgacattttgtttagtttgtaacgatatatactatacaataacaatcacttataccaaatattaaagatattgttttgataatcaatctttttccgacacacaacgctgaaattctctttcacccacagaacaaaaagttctctcactccgggaggcttccctgccaacgcggctgtaggagtgagcgattttttaggtctgagtgagtgcgaacttttgtcgatgtaagagcgcttttggagtagtgaaagaacaacttcttttagtattttttcacttaaaacgcaaaataaacgctgacattttgtttagtttgtaacgatatacactatacaataacaatcacttataccaaatattaaagatattgtctggatcatcaatctttttccgacacacaacgctgaaattctctctcacccacagaacaaaaagttctctcacttcgggaggcttccctgccaacgcggctgtaggagtgagcgcttttttgggtctgagtgagtgcgaacttttgtcgatgtgagagcgcttttggagtagtgaaagaataacttcttttagtattttttacttaaaacccaaaataaacgctgacattttgtttagtttgtaacgatatatactatacaataacaatcacttataccaaatattaaagatattgNNNNNNNNNNNNNNNNNNNNNNNNNNNNNNNNNNNNNNNNNNNNNNNNNNNNNNNNNNNNNNNNNNNNNNNNNNNNNNNNNNNNNNNNNNNNNNNNNNNNNNNNNNNNNNNNNNNNNNNNNNNNNNNNNNNNNNNNNNNNNNNNNNNNNNNNNNNNNNNNNNNNNNNNNNNNNNNNNNNNNNNNNNNNNNNNNNNNNNNNNNNNNNNNNNNNNNNNNNNNNNNNNNNNNNNNNNNNNNNNNNNNNNNNNNNNNNNNNNNNNNNNNNNNNNNNNNNNNNNNNNNNNNNNNNNNNNNNNNNNNNNNNNNNNNNNNNNNNNNNNNNNNNNNNNNNNNNNNNNNNNNNNNNNNNNNNNNNNNNNNNNNNNNNNNNNNNNNNNNNNNNNNNNNNNNNNNNNNNNNNNNNNNNNNNNNNNNNNNNNNNNNNNNNNNNNNNNNNNNNNNNNNNNNNNNNNNNNNNNNNNNNNNNNNNNNNNNNNNNNNNNNNNNNNNNNNNNNNNNNNNNNNNNNNNNNNNNNNNNNNNNNNNNNNNNNNNNNNNNNNNNNNNNNNNNNNNNNNNNNNNNNNNNNNNNNNNNNNNNNNNNNNNNNNNNNNNNNNNNNNNNNNNNNNNNNNNNNNNNNNNNNNNNNNNNNNNNNNNNNNNNNNNNNNNNNNNNNNNNNNNNNNNNNNNNNNNNNNNNNNNNNNNNNNNNNNNNN is a genomic window containing:
- the LOC118426660 gene encoding collectin-12-like translates to MGPAGPSSVGPPGEKGDRGPAGPVSDGPPGLPGNRGARGPVGPRGPMGPVGAPGLKGMCKCEHTVSCPGGYTEHRDVCFKVFKNQENFDGAKAACLADGATLAMPRDAETNDFLVSLCTPVNGFFFWFGLHRHRGRRGGFEWVDGSALGTFSSWAPGEPDGRGCAHYNKNWDRKGMWEVATCDNYYMKFICQVDPGRGYVTS